The DNA window gagtaaaacaggtttaaaaggccctgcctATCAACAGGactctcagtactgcatctccagccaagccccaccccttgttcgctgttcacatacctctttatagacgtgcatgctGATAagtcctctcccgatcactcgttttatcaccaaactcctcaataatgcgatccaagtcattactttgttactttaacatctcaaaaagctctgcagatgtctgtgatattctgagtgctggatgcagaagcagctctctcctttgtttgtgtccgtgttatctctgtggtgcaagagctatgtgtattgctcagacctGCCCCTTTTATTTTCGGCTTCTCTTGGTCTCACTCGgtcactgaaaggttttctctgctttttccggagaaaaaactgCTAGAGACAGGGTCCCAcatcggacagggtccgacatcggactggaaagggaaaattgtaaagtcGGACCAACagaggaccgcaaagggttaagaatcaTTTGTATATCTGATGGAACCGATTTGAAACACAAGATGCCGTTGATCGTGAAGGTCACTTTGTTTAACACATGCTGTTAATGTATGAAGttccatcctcacaatcacagtgaatgcaatacagtgcacCCCGTTTATAAAACTGTAGTCGGGAGATTTAGGTAAGAAAGCATGCactttgtgttctgccttataacgagaatgcACATGCTAGTTTAATGGCATTAGGGGGCAATTGGGAGCTATTAAAataccaccttataacctgtGCCATGGTATAAGGGCTGCCCTATAGGGAGCGCTGTATTATTAAATCATAAGTACAGTGTAGCTGGTGGTCGCTGATGTTGCCTGATCAGTCTTCTCTGTATTTGTGCCGTTCCAGCGACGGATATAAACGCGGCTGTTCTGAAAGCATTGGAAATGCTGAAGGTTTCTAAGCAGGAGAGGAAGCTCCCTGAACGCAGCGTCTCCATTATCATTCTGCTGACTGACGGCGACCCCACATCCGGTACAGACCCTCGCTCTTTAATGAGCTGATATAACGAACTAAAGCAGGTGTTCCCACAGCAGTATCACCTGGGCTGTGCAGATCCTGCCCTTATTCATTTTCGTGTTTCTAATCCACAGGCGTCACTAACCTGGGGCAGATTCAGTCCAATATAAAGGCAGGGATTGACGGCAGGTACACGCTGTACTGCCTTGGCTTCGGCTTTGACGTCAATTACAACTTCCTGGAGAAGCTGGCTCTGGAGAACGGGGGCGTGGCTCGGCGTATCTACGAAAGCTCGGACTCCGCCTTGCAGCTCCAGGTAGGATCGGAAACACCCGAGCCGTGGAAAGGCAGCGAGACGCAGGCGGGGTTCGGAGCGCGCACCTGAAGGGCTCTCCTTTTGTCTTCCAGGGGTTTTACGAAGAGGTGGCGACTCCTTTGCTGCAGCAGGTTGAGCTGCAGTACCCGGGAAACGGGGTCTCTGATCtgacagaaaatgttttcagACAATACTACAATGGCTCAGAAATTGTGGTCGCTGGGCGGATTTCCAAAAACGACCTAGAGATACTTAGCATCCAGATAAAAGCAGCGGCAGTGAGTTGGTTGTATATAATGTTACCCTCAGTCAGGATTCGGTCAATCAGTGATATataaggaggcttggtggtcccaTGGTTAAAGAAAGCCACTTAACTaccttgtgctccgtcctacCAATgaaaaaccgaggtcctgttgtaTAGGCAGCAGTtgtaatgcatagttcaccccccctagtctcttTAAGATGCTTTGGAAAGaaatgtctgctaaatgactaaaataataataattaaacagacgcTCACAACTGCTAATGCCGGTCCCAGCACTGGTCCCTGTGCTGCTGTGCTTGCCCTGGTCAGTCGCTGTTGGGTGCGGACGTTCCAAGTTCAATCCCAGTTTAGCCACTGACtcgtgtgtgaccctgagcaagttgcACACCCTCCTTGAggtgtaaaaccgaggtcctattggaagcgactgTGATGCATCGtgataaacagacacacacaacagctCATACTAGTCCCTGTGCTGCTGTGCTTGTCCCGGTCCAGTGTGGTAGAGTCGcttgttccttttttttccacAGTCAAGCAACGACCTGACCCTCACAGCCGAGACGCCGGTGGAGGAGAAGGACGAAGCTGTGAAGAAGCACAAGTACATTTTCGGGGAGTACATCGAGAGGCTCTGGGCTTACCTGACCATCCAGCAGCTGCTGTCAAAGGCGTAAGGAGTTTCAGCTCAAGCACAGGAAGACACTTTGTATAGATTCCCTAATCACTCAAATTTTTACCTGATTCGTAGGCACTATTTACAGTTTTGTGGGCCAATGGACAAACTGTATTTGTACCCCAAATTGGGACAGCCGGTTTCAATCTGAGGGTTCAGTAATGTTGTTTATAAGATCTTTTAGCTATTTATTTGATCCCGTTGATTTTAAAAACCGAAGCGCTCCCCTTGTCTGTGCTCCTCCGCAGGGATGTAGCTTGGCTGGTGAAGGCTCTGATTTAAGGTTGTGTTTGACTCTGGTGATTTTCAGCATTTCAGCTCAGCCTGAACAGAGCAAAGCCCTCAACGAGAAAGCTCTGCAGCTCTCTTTGAACTATAACTTTGTGACTTCACTGACATCGATGGTGGTGACAAAACCCGAGGAAGGGCAGACAGACCGAACCATGGTGGCACACAAACCAACTGAAGGCGAGCCAGAAGACAGAGCTGACTTCAGTCAtcctggtattattattattattattattattattattattattattatattattattattaataatattattaattattattaataataaaagaagcaaaagttgctgcgataaattttaccgTCAAAATGGCTGCCGCCAAATTCCCCAAAACGCGCCCCAACATCGAACTGCTTCTGTTCGCAAACTGGCaaaattgtgttcttttgtaaaacaagatggccgcccgCCGGACCTAGATTTTcttgttaaatttaaaactgtttcAGTTGAAAagtggtttatttgattaactccgaAGTTGACAAGCATCGTTCCTGTGTCGATACAATTGAgtttcaaaaatgtgtttgtaagtggcgcatttctttaaaagcttttcaaaatcttcggtcaaatgtaaaactagcttctAACTCTTTACAGAGTgtatataggttaatggttactgcagaacacagataggaacccatatgCACCTTGATCGTGATGTTTGACCTctttaaggttaaatgtaaaatttgcttataactccttacagcgTGTAGATTGGGTCATGGTtcctatggtgtttaaagttataaggcATCGCAAGATAattaactaatgcagtatttttaattgaaactgctCGATAAAACTGGTCTGTCGCTGACACTTGTGCTgaaatgctacagcttgccaaaatttccaactggtaccgagcttggaagctgtaaaactgttgggcagttcttcttcttcttcttcttcttcttcttcttcttcttcttcttcttcttcttcttcttcttcttcttcattattCTCATAACAGAAGCTTCACCTCTACTGAATCCTTCCTCTCCAAGTTGAGTTGATAGAGTCATAATAAAGcctttttctgttcttttattcAGGACTGGTTGGATTACCGGGAATACCAGGACCGGCAGTAGGAGGGGTAATGTTAAATTCCGGTCGTTCTTATCTCAAGAAGTCACAACAGGGCTCTGCCCTCAGATACCCCATAGGTGAGTaaagcatcatcatcatcatcatcatcactattCTATTCATGGATCAGTTTTATCACTGATCTTGCATGAGTTACCCGCAGTAATTCTGGGAGGTCAGAGCTGgtaagaagactcctattgcacagcagttttacccattccaggttttaatagcagcttgattagccacagtgtgaaTAAGTAACAAGTTCAGGTGATTCTTATCAAACtggtagtaaaaccaggaatggatgaaactgctatgcatggAATGCATATTTCCATTCCAGAtcgagattattattattattattattattattattattattattattattattattatgcacgaTTCTCACAACTGTTCAACCAGACCTGAAACTATTCAGTGTTGTTTAAGTTCGAATGAATCCTGGTCTCGCTGGGCTGTGCTTCCCCATCAGTGAAGAATCTTATTGTTATTCatcttattgaaaaaataaacagagaacagGTCAGTTCAGTAAAGCAGGCTGTGCTACACATTGGGGCGTACGCCCTGAAATCTTTTCAGGAAGTGCTCTGTGACGCTCACACGAGGGGGATGTAAAATATGAGTTTGTATTGGATGGTCTTCTTAtgtagtcctgttttttttttttctcttaaagcTTTTAATCCTCCAATGTTCTCGTTGTGTAAGTAAACAGATTTCTTGTTTGGCACTATTTTAATCTGGGGGAGCGATGACTTTACTTCtgatttttttcttgctttttttcacaTGCTTATTAATGTGCTTCACCATACGTCCTGgttgttacactgtgctgtgcttttactgtgggtagtttttataagggttagcttaccctgctttttaatatgctttacaatgcttccatatgctttaccagacctctctgggatttacaatgcttccctatcctttaccagacctctctgtgctttacaatgcttccctatgctttaccagacctctctgtgctttacaatgcttccctatgctttaccagacctctctgtgctttacaatgcttccctatgctttaccagacctctctgtgctttacaatgcttccctatgctttaccagacctctctgtgctttacaatgctttaccagacctctctgtgctttacaatgcttccctatgctttaccagacctctctgtgctttacaatgcttccctatgctttaccagacctctctgtgctttacaatgcttccctatgctttaccagacctctctgtgctttacaatgcttccctatgctttaccagacctctctgtgctttacaatgcttccctatgctttaccagacctctctgtgatttacaatgcttccttgtgctttaccagacttctctgtgctttactatgctttttttGGTGTGCAACTGTCATTTCTGTCCCCTTTGCAACTGTGGCTACTAGGAGTTGCTAAATGGCTCGATACTAAATCCATTTCAGAGGGGACGGAAATAACATACACCCCCACCTCCCCAGTGACTAGTGATGTCATCCTGCTGAATGTATCAAGTCTCTAAATATTAGGTTTttctaaaatacatatttctctatttaaatgtatttttagtgaCCCATGACAGCTCTTATGACTTTGATTCGCAAGGTGAGgattcttttcttgtttttttggtatttatgGGCAATGGCACCAGTTCCTCCAGAGCAGACAATGTGACCCGATAAACTTTACAGCAACTTAGAGATGCTTTTCTTGCAGGACACaattctacataaaaaaaaagatatcttatTAATATTGACCTTAGTTTACCGTGTTTATTAATCTGCGTTTACACCCTGTCGAAGGCACTTCTGTGTGGAAATGTTAGtgatatgtttttataaattaaccctcctattatgttcagaatttaggtgttttgggtcatattgacccaatgcaatttcagactaatttaaacagccttagattgattaaataattttatttgcaaAGGAGTTACTCTTTtttgctcttttagtccaggagctgtgataaaacttctttgactgccagcctgggagcttctcattttgaaatgtctttaccagtgagatgctgttacaacactgacagagaaaattagactctgccttgtagatatatattgtttgtttttgtgtttataaatatctccagaaagGTGCAGCTATTTCCAgagttaataatacaaatataataataataaaataacaaattaaagaagttttttttattcctgcacacaaatcaacacagataaactggtcacagtgacctgaaacatcttatttgtatacctgttctaaaaaaaataaacatctcaaaggatctgttttctgtgtataagttcatgaccccagcttaggaaaatgaaaggaaaaatagcatttaagctaactGCAAACTAGAgccgggtcaaatagacccgaaacctaacaGGAGGGTTAAAGATGTACATATTTGGAGCGCGACTGGGTGTACGCTCCTCTCTTTTCCTATATTGACTGATGGCTTCAGCTCATCTACTTTGGTGTGCTGGCCCTTTCTTACCCTGCTGTTAATATGCATTACCACTGCTATCCTTTTACAACACTTccttatgctttacaatgcttccactgtgctttattaccctgcTTTTACGATAGCAAACTGTCATGAGAGACCATAGTAACACAGTCAGTGCAGTGcagggcggggcggggcggggcgtgacaaaatattaggaacacctgtCCTGTACAATTGAGAATATTGCAGTACTGACTGAGTGTCCTGGCTGTGCTACAGCATCTCTTATTGGCCAGGAGCCAGGTGAGCTCAAACACCTGCtgggctggcttttgtcctccagggggcggtagctcacttccgctgtggagctcctgggtTTAAGAGGGGATTGGTTTTGGGGATCTACAGACTTCTATTTGGAGTTGAGTTAGTTCCACCCTGGCTGGCTGTTGTTTCTATTATTCTGGCCAgcgactgcctgtgtgtgtgtgacattcaTGCCCGATGCTCTTCAACTGAACATCTCTGTTTTCTTCCTGTTCTTCAGCTACACCACAAATTCATAAAGGTAAAAAAAACTcattgtctgtttgtctgtctgtctgtctgagtgtgtgtgtgtatacacaaaaataggaggagtggcaaacactgttgcagcagcaaaggtcattcaaaatgatctagacagcattcagaactgtgcagacacatggcaaatgacatttaataaagaaaagtgtaaggtactgcacacaggcaataaaaatgtgcattataaatatcatatgggagatattgaaattggagaaggaatctatgaaaaagacctaggagtttatgttgactcagaaatgtcttcattgtggggaagctataaaaaaggccaacaagatgctcggatacattgtgaaaagagttgagtttaaatcaagggaagtaatgttaaaactgtgcaatgcattacTAAGAACTCAgctagaatattatgttcagttctggacacctcgctgcaaaaaggatattgctgctctagaaagagtgcaaagaagagcgaccagaattattctgggtttaaaaggcatgtcatatgcagacaggctaaaggaattaaatctgttcagtctttgaacaaagaagactacgtggtgacctaattcaagcattcaaaattctaaaggtattgacaatgtcgacccaagggacttttttgacctgaaaaaagaaacaaggatcaggggtcacaaatggagaatagattaactccccagtaattttgttgaagctgtcaccctgggatccttcaagaagctgcttgatgagattctgggatcaataagctactgacaaccaaacgagcaagatgggccgaatggcctcctctcgtttgtaaactttctcatgtctgtgtgtcagtgtgtgagtgtctgtgtcagtgtgtgtgacaTTCATGCTCGACGCTCTCCAACTGAACATCTCTGTTTTCTTCCTGTTCCTTAGCACGACCAACCCATAcaggtaaaaaagaaaatgtctgtctgtctgtc is part of the Polyodon spathula isolate WHYD16114869_AA unplaced genomic scaffold, ASM1765450v1 scaffolds_1882, whole genome shotgun sequence genome and encodes:
- the LOC121310242 gene encoding inter-alpha-trypsin inhibitor heavy chain H3-like produces the protein MLKVSKQERKLPERSVSIIILLTDGDPTSGVTNLGQIQSNIKAGIDGRYTLYCLGFGFDVNYNFLEKLALENGGVARRIYESSDSALQLQGFYEEVATPLLQQVELQYPGNGVSDLTENVFRQYYNGSEIVVAGRISKNDLEILSIQIKAAASSNDLTLTAETPVEEKDEAVKKHKYIFGEYIERLWAYLTIQQLLSKAISAQPEQSKALNEKALQLSLNYNFVTSLTSMVVTKPEEGQTDRTMVAHKPTEGEPEDRADFSHPGLVGLPGIPGPAVGGVMLNSGRSYLKKSQQGSALRYPIAFNPPMFSLLTHDSSYDFDSQATPQIHKARPTHTAPPLTHTGKKKKPKT